The genomic DNA CGAAAACAAAACGGCGTCGTtttgaaaacaattcaaaaaaggAGTCCGGCAAAagtttatttagtcactgacctaataaagcaaaatttattattCGCCTAGATTTTGCCCTTTATTGTGCACGAAGGTAGGATAAATCGGGTTAAGAGGAGGTTAGTTAACGGTCAGTAACAGTGTGTTATTTGTGAGTATGGTGTTATTTGCATTCAGGGAAATGATTTTCTCCCAACTGAACGGTTGAGTGGTGGGTTCCTTGTCTTTTTAGGGGGCGTGGAAGAGCTCGGGGGCGGGGATTTCTAGAGATAGTATACAATTTCGGTAACCTAAACTCTGTAATTATGACAATTACAGTAGTGTCACTGTCGACAAATGTGAAAGATGATATACcaatacagttttaaaattatttgaattcaGACCATTTGATATTTTACCTATTATTTTGATAAGTTTAGAGATCTGTTTTTATAAATCCTAACTTACTCTTTCGACAAATAAACAAGGTCATTTATATGGCCAGTAATCACAATAGTATTTCATATCTTGTTTTCTCCCATAAAGATCATAAAGAGAAGCTATGTCCAGGCATAGCGTATTTTATGACGGCATATGGGAGGAACGGATACCGGATATCAGAATTTCGTTCAAAACCTGTCAATCATCAAAACTGGATCAAACCAGTTGTGACCAGCATTTTTAGCGTAGGCGCtctgtaaacaaagaaaacattctGAGTTTCCCACCTCCATCCCCTACACCAAACATTGAATATGGCGCTATACTCCTTTAATATACTGTTTCAAGGTAGCTATTTCCGAAATGCAGGTTTCTTATCTTATAATGTGCAGCCTCTTTactgttctgttatttttatGCATCGTTTTGTAATTCTAGTCAAGTTGTAACATGTTTCGTGCCATTTCTAcagaaaaatgacatttttcttaTTTCCTAATCTCAAACCTCTACATCTAATGTTGatttaatttctttacttttatacGTTTTGTATACTGTCAACTTCAATTTGTTCGTGCCATTTCTAAAGAAACCGCCACTGTTTATTAGATTCAGACGTATTTGATCTTTTACCTATTGTTTTGATAATTGTGGGAATCATTTTGTAAAGCAGAACTTACTGTTTTgacaaataaacaacaacaatcaATAAACAATAGTATTTCATGTCTTGTTTCTTCAAATGAGGGTCATAAATGAAATTTAGCACAGTTAATTGTTCTCAACACGAATTACAGTATATTGCACCGCttcatgttttattgtttacctGAATGTCAGGGAAATTGCCACAGACGGAACAAGAAGCAGAAGACTGAAGGCATTTGCTGACACTTCTGCGTTAACCACCCCGCTGATGCTCTGAAAAATAGGAATCAGTATGCTTTAGAGTTAAGCAGCCTTTATCGAGAATACACTAATGTTTTAGAATAAGTAATCCTGCATATTCTATCAAGGTCATACTCCAAAATAcaggaaataatatattttagacTTATATAGCCATTCCTCATTTACCCTGAAATACAAAAGGTAATGCATTTTAGACATAAGACGCTTTGCAACACATAGCACTTCGCTAATACTGTGGATTTCAGGAAGCAATAAATATTAGACCTATGTAGTACTTTCACGTAATCTATATCACACCCGCTTTTAAACTGAAATACAGAAAGCAATATTATGTTAGACATAAATGAAGTTTTTACACATAGAAGCAATATATTAAAGCGATGTATCTTAGACGTAAGAAGCCATTCAACAAATACCGACAGGCTAATACCACGGAGgcaatatatttaaaactaaaaagtTGTTCCATATACATTTCACACCACCTGGCTATTTACCTGAAATACAGAaagcaatatatttaaatttcatctAGACATTGCCAACAAACCATCCCCTAATAATACCCTAGAATATAGAAAGCAATATACTTAAAAATTCTACTTATACGACTATGCTTAACACTGTAAAACAAGCAGCAGTATACATCGATAGGCATCCAACAAATGACGTCGCGTTGAAAACactgaaatattgaaagaaaaaaatcaaagtatatttAGTCTGTCCACATAAACCACAACCATAAACCTGTCACTCCCTCAGTATATCTAAAACCGATATAAAAAGCAATTCACTTAAAAACAAGGATGGATATCCAACAGGGAAacccacgttctaaaaacgcagcctctccaaatgTTACCCCAGAACGCACACGCATACGCACGCACACataaacacaaacacacacacacacacacacacacacacaacacacaaggacaaaacagacaaacaaaggaacactgtggggcaccgccttggaacggtgaGTTGCAAAACAACCACTtgagagcttaaaccggtttatggtgcacctaacttCACTCTTACGCcactatgttccaaagtcacgggaaagtgtaaataaagttatcccgccaggtgaaatcctaacatacgcaaaggcaacagaggGCATGTACTAGTAATGtacaacacaaaaaatgctcttgtatatatgagccgtgccatgagaaaaccaacatagtgggtttgcgaccagcatggatccagaccagcctgcgcatccgcgcagtctggtcaggctccatgctgttcgcttttaaagcctattggaattggagaaactgttagcgaacagcatggatcctgaccagactgcgcggatgcgcaggctggtctggatccatgctggtcgcaaagccactatgttggttttcccatggcacggctcatatgtacatgaatgcaatccttaagaacctaaaacacatgtactcaatacctttgcagaagacaaagcaacaggggaaacacccttaagggcccggcGAAACAGACCAGGCcgcaatttcacgaaaaaactgaAGTAGAtacttagctaagtctgttatttttgCCCTTTACACGTCTTCAGTGTTTATTCATTCATCTGTATCAGAACCGTAAAGGACTATTTCATAGACCAAAACACAAAAATTCTGAATTGTACAGAAAgcgaagtaataaaaaaaataatcttaagcaaatacttaagttcgttatattgCCCTTAAACAGGAGCgggactgaaataagtactgcaaacaaatactactaaccatagttaaataacaataacttaagcaacagcattattttaaaataacatacttAACTAAGTAATTTCTTAAGTGTtctcgtgaaatttgggccagaaGACAgagattaaaatagaaatagctcAGTCCTGATGGGATTGAAGAACTACCTACCATAGAGTCCTCTACCTGTTCTTTGACGCaggtagcgtccaactgtaaaagggctgaataCCAAACATGCGGTGGGTCGCAATACAgctgggtcataacctcttttaataaaacgtttaatgactttactaagTAGATGACACAAAATCTTAGGAAGTTTGTAAACCCACACCCtcataaaaacgggttttgatataccttctcaaAGAAGTGTATTTACTGTATTTTATAACTAAATCTTAATTACAATAGTAATGTTTAGCGAAGTATTCACGTAATTTACAATAACGGTAGcactgttgaagaagcttatttttaatatattgattAACGTTCATTGAAATCCGCTACACGCATTTGCAAACCGAACTAACTGAGAAATAGatatcccataagatgtagtTTAGGGTACATCTCCATCCGTAATGGGGGAAGTTTACCATACTAAAATtcaaatcatccctcttgtcatacattttgtatgtatGAAAATTGTcgtagagagatgtaaatctagaaatggaGCACTAGTATCCGAGTAGTTAGTTTTATTTGACTGCAGAGTCCACCAACTTAAGTCTTGGAATACACGTGAAAACTGATCATTGTTTCCCGTGTCTAATTCTATTTGTGCTGCTTGTGTCTTCTTTTTGTTATCAATACCGAGTTGAATAACTCATTGCACCGATATCTCTTTAGGTTCAATAAAATATAAGTATTTGTGTATAAAACGGTCACATGTTCGAAAACTACTtgaaaatataagttaaaatCACATATGTTATCTATCATGATTTTAGGCTagacatatatattaaaatacaaaGTTATACCTTTATTGTTACACACCCCGTGTAATTTGTCCATTGCTTCCCAGTGTAAGGATGTGACAGCCACGTCCCATTTTCTGTACAAGATTTCTCAACATGACCTAATAAGATACAAAATATCTGTTAtcatattttctaatgttatgtATTTAAAGATGGTTAGTATGTTAATTCTTACACGTGTATTAGCAAATTGTGTAAGCTgtgatcagtttttttttttgtcgtttttaatATAGGAAAAAATGAGTATTTGCATGTATAAAAATAGTGCATTCTGCATGTATGCTTACACTTTGTCATGTACAAAATATTGTCAAATAGGAAGTAACGAACAGAGGTATTGTcccttatttgaaaaaaatccatACACATTCGTCCATGTGTTCTGTAATGCTTATGATATATTGACGGGTTTCGTGCATTAGTACATCTACAGAACTTCTTGTGAAAATAACAAACGCATCTAACCTAAACGTTGTTGTTATAGAAACTTCTAAGCTGCTGACTAATATTCTAAGATAAAAGAAATAGTGCAGATGGCTAAGTAGCACGTTTGTCAATACATCTGCATCAGtaatacatgtttattaaaaAACCCACTGGAACCACGACAATCACTTCTCATAGACACCAGTACTAGTTTTTACAGGAAGAGGACACGGGAGTGGtttaaataagcttgaagctttcatcacaatcaagcttaTAAGCATAAactaaacttttattttcaaattataatcttaatatcttttaaagtaaacagtacgAGCTCTAAGAATGAACACATGTTATTTCATACTCATCCAATGACAAATACTTCATACATATTCATCCAATGACAAATACTTCATCTAAAGAGCCATTAACATATCTTAATGTGGTCATTCGTCCTGTCCTCGACTTATACACTGACTGAATGGCTGTGTAGCAGTAAAAAACATTCACGTCCTTAATTCTACTGTCTAAATCGTTAGAAATATATAGGTCATATATGTCTTTCAAAAGCACCATATGACTGTACAAGTTTGACATGTTTTTAGCATTTTTTGTACTCAGCCAGTCgttcagtgttttttttatgGAAATGCGAGAGAGACTGAATCACTCTATAGCTTATCGTTTATCGTTTTTGCAATAACGTTCTTTATGTTTCTATGATTTGTCCCCTCTACTTTGCATAATCCAGCATATCTTCAGCCATTACATTGCAGACACAAATGAAAATTTGctctataaattatttatttatgctGATGGAGACACTATTTTACTTTGCAGATAGTTTCTGTGTAAAAATGAAATTCTCTTCATGCAAAAATaaaaagctaaaataaatttaaaaaaaacaaaacaatcaaaccTCGCAGATCTCCATATTTCATGTAGCTTGGACACGAAATCTTCGCGGTATCTCCCGGATAGGTATCCTCAAAACAGCTGTAGCCATCCCAAGTGCGAGGACAGACTTTTTCTAGGtgaaaaatttatatcaaaatgaagTGAAAAACAAAACTGCTGCCATGACACAAATGTATAACTGATAACTGACGACATACTCTAAGTGTGTAAACAGAATCACGTGAATGTAACAGCAGAGTGCATGTACATGAAAAGGCAGAAATCTAAGTTATTAACAAGTCCATCAATACAATATAGTATCGAAATCTTATTTAATGAATATATCCAGGCTTAACTCGCAATGCCCTGTTATATTTGAGCCACAAGGACATTTAAGAAAACATTAAAAGATAGAACAAGACAAAGTAATAATTTTTGCTATCTGCATTTACTCAatatgcatatacaatgtattaactGCTATAAAGTAATTCTGGTTTTTATTTTGACCAGTTAATTGGCAATACTCTGACCTATTTCTGCATATGGTAACCGGTAAAATTTCGTGAAAATTAAAGCAAATTAGCGAAAATTAAATACCTTAATTTTTGGATTaggtaaaaatctttttttacagAAGAGCATTAGTGTCAAATGTATGTTATTCATTAAcccgaaattttgagttaatatctcgaaattttgagtCATTTATCTCGATATTTGGAGTTATTAAGTCGacatttcgagttactaagttgattgaaatttcgagttacgtatctcgaaatttcgagttactaagtcgaaatttctagttactaagtcgaaatttctaGTTAGTAACACGAAATTTCAACTTAGTATACGTAACTCAACCTTTCGAGATATTAGCTAGAAATTTCGACTAAGtagctcgaaatttcgagttaagtaTCTCGAAAGTTCGAGTTACTAACTTCAATAGAtaacgttgatgtataggtcctggccaaattaggtacctggtgtatccatccGGTAGACCTACATGGTCATATGTTTAAGATGACCGGGCTGCGTTTGCTCATataaatatcactatttaaaccatatttaagtctggaaggttttcgacctagtttgagcccatatgtcaaGGAAATATAGACATAGCCTACATGAACGTGTAGCAATTAGTCTGATCAAACTTTGGAAcctggatagatctagattttgaggagagatCATAGAAGGTGACTgggaagtattcaaatttgaaatattgcacTATTtcgaccatatctggaaggtattctacctagttcgagcccctaccacgtGAACATActttacatgtaaatgaaggtatgtgtcctggatacagtttgaaatctggagtagctcaaGAGGCTACGGTGTATgtgtaggtcatacattgatgtatggtagtttATATTTAAGTCGCCTATAGCTACATGTTGGGTAACATATATGGATGTGTATATTGTATATAGATTATTCCACCTCGAAGAGTCAGAAGTCGTCCACTACATTTTTGACTtttaacagacggacagacgttcacattttacagataaaagcGCAAGATACGAAGTCAAAATTTCGTGTTATTAGCTTGAAATTTCGATTTAAATATCTCGATatttcgacttattaactcgaaatttcgagttactaactcagTATTTCGAGATATGcaactcgaaattttgacttagtaactagaaatttcgacttagttacTCGAAATTACGAGATATGCAACACGAAGTTTCACcttagtaacttgaaatttcgacttagtaaatTTACCAGGTTGTCATTATGCCGTGGTGGACACAATTTTTCAAAGTCCAGAAGATATCAGATGATTTCTCGAAGTCGCGAAAATTTATTAAGTCACAAAACGTTACTTATGTTTtctgcaaaaaatatttaattttcttgaactttttttttttttttttttttttttaattttcacgaTATTTATTTGGTGATCATATGCAGATATATGCTAAAATGATACAGATTATTGTATATGCCATAACGTATTGCTTATCTTACTTTTAGTTGGAAAAGGTGTGTCCCGCTGATGCTGGCAACACTGTTCGGCTGATCTACAACAGTCTTTCCATCTGGTACAATCATATTCGTCCAGGCTATCACAGATATACTCAGTGCTCTACAAAGATAAGTAGGTCGGAATGTAATCAAAGACGTTAACTGAAAGGTGAATGAGAACCATTTGTACATCAATGTTTCGTAAAGGAAAAAGGCTTAAAGTTGTTCCGGACATTGTTTCGTATAATCAAATTCTAGTCATATGAtttgttattttccttttcttcagATATTATAGAAAatcgttatattttttgtatagaatgaactttgcaaaaaaaaaaaagaagaaaaaatataattcagTATATTACAGTGTGTGTCACATGTATTATCACTTGTGAAGTGTTTGAAAGTGTTGAATAGCTAGGTACGGAACCATGTAATTAGTTTAAATTAATCTTTAATTTGTTagattcacagaaaaaaatgtagATACTACTTCTTTTCGTTTGATATCTTACGGAATAAAGGTGttcagaaaaaacaaaaatccTTTTACTATAGGTGTCATTATAGTTATCAAGTCTCCTTAATCCCCGTGTTTTATTGTCAAATTGCATTCTGTTGCTATTACTTATTACTTGGACACACAGAGATGAAATTATTTGATCTGGCTGAACATACTCTATTACTGCCAATATCTTGATGGAAGGGACCGAGCTTGTACAAATAAGAAAAGAAAGTCCAGCAGGTAAAACCATATTTGAGCTActccatgaggaaaccaacatagtgcatttgcgaccagcatggatacagaccagcctgcgcatcctggtctggatccatgctggtcgcaaacgcactatgtttgttttctcatggagcggctcatttaAAGATCGTATACACCATACATCGCTGCATTTGACGCAACTAATGATTAAAATTGTGCTTTTTTTCTCAGATTCTGTTCTTTTTACTTTCACTGTCTCAACAAAATTCAGCCATCTGGTTCAAAGACTTAAAGGTAATGTATTTTagaggcactggcctccagattatacaccaaacttcaattttcaagAAAGCTTATTTTTAGCCAGAATCTGGATTGTGCCTTTAATGTTTCGTCTTCGGCACATTTTAGCAAAAATATATGAGTTATAAGGTTTTAAAGAAACTTGTTTCATCTTATTTTTTGCCAGAGGAAAACATTTCACCGGAAATGTTATGATACAATTTATTTCAACAACACTGTCAAGAcgatttcatttttacatatggTATTTCCTTCAGATGAAAAATATCCGATAATAAAATCTTACATCTAtgattttcataaattatgtatTATAAGCGCTCAATTTATATATTGCTTTAAGCTTCTAAAATAAGGATCTTTGAAAAGTAATCAATACTAAATTATTATGTGTCTAACATGTCCCTTAAGTTAAAATGtattcagaattttttaagttataGGGAAGTGCTTCCAACAAATCCAACACCCCCGAAAAATAAAGCGGTTATTACAGATATATTGTCTCATTTGACGGGAAGCCAAACGAAAGAATGCCTCGGCTACATGGAACCGTAGAAGTTATCTTGACAGACATACGTTTGAAAAGGAATATGAAAACAGGATTACCTATATAATATTGAACTAAAATGAtgattaatataataatacattttatagcgCAACAAACACAAGTGCTGGTTTAAGCAAACAAAGTAATAATTGtatgataacaaacattttatataaaatttaatttggaTATTCAGATCTCTAAAATTTCAAACTTAGTTCTTCAAACAAAAAGAAGGagaaaaaatgttatacatgtCTTGTCTCCGAACTATTAATGTACAGGTCTagtaaaaattacaaaagtttcAGTTATAAATTTATATCACGTATTGCGGCTTATCTTTAAAGTAATctaatttacatgtttttatatttgaaGATCACTATTTTATGCCGCTTGCCTAATACAGAATCAATCCACTGACATATTACATTTCTAGGTGAATAAGATGCgtatgaaaaatagaaaaaaaaaacacatggtTTTCGCCTGAAGATATGATAAAAAGATGCAATGTACTTACATTGTTCTATTTAGGTCAATCAGATCAATCAGATTAGATCTACGTACATTTTCAAGTTTAGTTTCAAAATGTCAGTGCGTATTCAGCTGAAAGAGCACCTTTTTACCAGgctacaataaaaatattttaacgaaACAGTTCATAATCATTCTTGAAACTTAATAATTGGGCTATTAATCTCGTGTTTATTTGGCTTTGTACCTTAAGGTAAATCTCATCCTGATGTGATATACATGTTTCTCTAATAGTATTTTATATTGACAGTATTTTATATTGACAGAAGAAGGGAAATGTTGATATCTAAAACGTCTCAGTTTATGTCCAATCCGTACAAGTCTGTGAACGtgataattttattatcatatttataagCTTGAAATATAAAGATCGTGGGGTTCGTGTCTCCGTGATAATAATTTCCTCTAAATTTTAAGTACCTATAGATAATGACTTGTTTTTCAACTACTTAGTGCCATTTTCTATATGACTTAAATGGAAAATCAGGGATGATTTACGAGCAGAATGTTAAACACTCTATGCCGTCTCGTTTCTGCTTATTGAGTAACCATGGGAACAAGGGTGTTATAGTACCTTAAAACTTGCATTTATTTGGTAATATCTTCATCAAAATATTGaacagttttgtttttatatagaaatgactatgtattttgttttttttcaagaacgTATAATGCATTTATTATCTTTTCAATTCTTTAAAACAATACTAAGTCTTACAAAACGTACAGCAGTACTCCTCATtaactttaacatgaaaaaatCATGCAGCTATAATTCTCATAGATGTTTTCAAATACAGTTTGGAAACAGAAACTGTGTACTTAAAGTAAGGCTGTGTCAAatcctttaaattttgatattagaTATATAGGTCATAAATGTTCATTTCCATGTTAATATTAAGTCCGTTAACGTTCACGATAACACTACTTTACTACCGCAATATGGACAATTGTAGTATAGTAATTAGTAAATAAATACCAACATATGGAAATGGAAACAATTATTCAAATCAAGCAGcccaattatttaaaaaatgtctttcATGTTTTAGCTTTCACTTGCCTATTTTCCTGATAAAATTAGTCATCAACACCAATTTTGTAACATTCCGCATGCCATTTCAAACGGCCTACGTAAAAGCTGCAAACTTTTCCTCATTGAGATGTATCTAAGCATGTAATGACAGTTTGAAGCTAGTTCAAATAAGCAAATGCTCAAAATTTTGAAGCTACAAATTTTGCATGGTCACTGAACGTAAAGTCATGACGTCAATTCTCATAATCTATTCATTAGCTCAAAAATATCTAAACGTTTAACAAAAAAGCaatctttttctatttatagaaactGCTATGGTAATAATTCTACATACGACATCACTGTTTTTAAACATTCAATTATTCATTAAACCTGatttataaagttaaaaactgttttgatttggataatgtttttattcactttacaatatttttgcataaaagtgCCGCTGTTGCCGTTTTAAGAGTGCGTGGTAACCAGGAGAATAAATGTGCTTCGAAAGAGATATTCTATACGCTGCTAAAACACCTGTTTACATTTGCGCTTTCTGAAGGGTAGCGTAAACGCATTTGTGCCCGAAAACGAATATGACGTCAACGTGATTTAATATTGGTGACATTCCCGCTCATTCAATTAACATGTAACGACGTTGATGGACAATATATTTATTCTCTAAGCTATAACCAAGCTTTAACCCTTTAGATAAGTTAATAGCTTTGCAATGAATGGCTTGGTTACTAACAAATCCTACAGGATTCTATTATAACTTAataaaaacatgcgttatctctATATTTGTACTCAATGTTTCTTTAAAGAAACACTTTATCTTTAAGAACTTGACAACCCTTTTCTTGTCTTTATCAATTGCCTACAACAAATTCAggaaaataatacttatactatTTACGGAAGCGACacatgcaaataatggtaattcAGTATCTAAATATAAAAGAATTATAGTTATCATATGTTGAATTACTCTGAACAACTGCAAGCATGTCAAACGCAACATAAGTTTAACTGAATTACGTACTATCTCAGAAAACTAACAACAACAGTACAAGCCACATGCAAAGAACGTAAGAACTCCAAATCAAGTCCGACGGTCAATGTGTGTTTcgatgaatattttttttttttgttttaactaaaACTGTCTCCGCAATGTAGCATGCGGTAAACGAATCTACTTTTTTCAGGCAATAAAAGCGAACGATGTGGACACAATTGCCAATTTGTCAAACAATATTAGATATCGGTTTAAGACAAATCACAAAGCTTGGCGGCTTTCCTCTTGTTACCTCTGAACATTCGCTCAGATCACAAATTGCAATTCAATAAGGAAAATAATATTCAATCATGTAAGAGATATATATGTACAATCACATACAATAGCTTATTTGTTTGCCGCGCCACTTTTTGGAAAAGtgaccttattttttttttctacaatccTTACAAAAAGCGAAGCTGTCTAAACTGATCACAGTTAcaaatctgttttttttaaaaaaggaatgatTTGGTTTTCAGTTATGgtcaattttagaaaaaatataacatgtattgAAAACATTGCATTAGACATGAAAATTATTTTCCTGTTCTCACAACAGCAGCTAACTgctgttttaatttatttctgaGCATATGTATACGTAGAATTATAGCTTTTTATTTGTGTAACTCATTCCTTTTGCAGGCAATATATAGAAAGATGAAACAAATTCTGCAATGTCATGtcatatttctttaagttttgctatgacaaaattttctaaaattagaaTCGTCATAATTAAAACCGTTTTTAACTATTTTAATGTTATGAAcattggttaaatatttttaaaaacacataGAAACTTTCGTATGTCACTTGATTATAAAACTATTTCTAACAATGTTTTCACGTTTAGCGTCGCAGCAGTCAGTAGAATTGAATTCGGCTTTGATTTCCAGTTAGGACTAATACTAATATTCAGTACTGTGTAATCGCTTAGACGGGTATTATCTTTAGAAGTACTGGCGCCCGGGAAGTACAAATGTTACATGTTAGAGTGGATATTAGTTGTTCCAAGGTGAGAATAGTCGTcgccacatttttatttttgcgcaAAATACTGAATATACTACTGATATATCTGTCACAGCACCTTATTGAAGACATGCTATTAATTCTAGTTCCTCTGTTAATACCATTTTGGTCCTTTTCAAAGCACATCACAATTGTTAATTACATTGACTTCCGTTTTAACTAGACATGAATCAATGTCCTTATATTCAGGAAATTTACTATCTAGATCCAGCTTTGTTTGAGAAGCTTAAGGGGAATTGCTAAATGTAACCTTACCTACAGTCACTCTTGCTGAAAGGACCTGACATTTTAGCTTTTGA from Mercenaria mercenaria strain notata chromosome 11, MADL_Memer_1, whole genome shotgun sequence includes the following:
- the LOC123532134 gene encoding calcitonin gene-related peptide type 1 receptor-like gives rise to the protein MDGVCRDSFGLLNNSIFNVWTCSLCYMYLFPTEKLKFNFNRISPGLIDVDVRNASDLKSTEYICDSLDEYDCTRWKDCCRSAEQCCQHQRDTPFPTKKKVCPRTWDGYSCFEDTYPGDTAKISCPSYMKYGDLRGHVEKSCTENGTWLSHPYTGKQWTNYTGCVTIKSISGVVNAEVSANAFSLLLLVPSVAISLTFR